In Tribolium castaneum strain GA2 chromosome 4, icTriCast1.1, whole genome shotgun sequence, one DNA window encodes the following:
- the LOC103312165 gene encoding odorant receptor 4 isoform X1, with translation MSQIDLKEAFKQNIVLLKAMGLWFFQNERFYKLFKCFVQGSLVFDSTSLIIYVALNIRIKNVTDTIYSLPGSLEVVLQAILFRKNFHLIRKSLNNLKQKEFQPKNDTQEKILKDSIALSRRVFYSFFWLVFVMIGMWMVLPLTKKGKYLPTKYWIPFDYRLPVVYELLYVFECSCIIFHAFSNVALDTFFSIAMIQIGAQCDVLCDTIRNMDEQEKTNTMDRILIECVHHYRLIEDFAKSIATSFKEILMVQFVCSSLMLCVSMYELSLSEPMSGHFFQVLLFQISATNEIFLYCWFGNEVIIKSERLFYAMFESKWYDSAATHRKNLMIFAHQVQKPISLLVWNIFPVDLKTFGGLLQKCWSFFVAMKNIQEIQE, from the exons ATGTCGCAGATTGACCTCAAAGAGGCTTTCAAGCAAAACATCGTCCTGTTAAAAGCCATGGGCTTGTGGTTTTTCCAAAACGAGCGTTTctacaaattgtttaaatgtttCGTCCAAGGCTCGCTAGTGTTCGATAGCACGTCTCTAATAATCTACGTCGCTCTCAACATTCGCATCAAGAACGTCACTGACACGATCTACAGCCTGCCTGGGTCCCTAGAAGTGGTTTTGCAAGCCATTCTATTCCGGAAAAATTTCCATCTGATTAGGAAAAGTCTCAATAATTTGAAGCAAAAGGAATTTCAACCCAAAAACGACACTCAGGAGAAAATACTCAAAGATTCGATCGCCTTGTCGAGACGAGTGTTTTACTCGTTTTTTTGGCTAGTCTTTGTCATGATTGGCATGTGGATGGTGCTTCCTTTGACCAAGAAAGGGAAGTATTTGCCAACGAAATACTGGATTCCTTTTGATTACCGGCTGCCGGTTGTGTACGAATTGCTTTACGTTTTCGAATGCAGTTGTATTATCTTTCATGCGTTCTCTAATGTGGCTTTGGACACGTTTTTCTCAATTGCAATGATCCAGATAGGCGCTCAGTGTGATGTGCTTTGTGACACTATCAGAAATATGGATGAGCAAGAAAAAACTAACACAATGGATAGAATTTTGATTGAGTGCGTCCACCACTATCGTCTTATCGAAGA ttttgccAAATCGATTGCCACTTCTTTCAAAGAAATACTAATGGTGCAGTTTGTGTGCTCTAGCCTGATGTTGTGTGTGTCGATGTACGAATTATCCTTA TCGGAACCGATGAGTGGCCATTTTTTCCAAGTCTTGCTCTTTCAGATCTCGGCCACTAACGAGATTTTTCTGTACTGTTGGTTTGGAAATGAAGTTATCATAAAG AGCGAGAGATTGTTTTATGCCATGTTTGAGTCAAAATGGTACGATTCTGCCGccacacatagaaaaaatctCATGATCTTTGCACACCAAGTCCAAAAACCCATTTCTCTCCTAGTGTGGAACATCTTTCCCGTcgatttaaaaacatttggaGGA CTTCTCCAAAAATGTTGGAGTTTCTTCGTGGCGATGAAAAATATCCAGGAAATTCAAGAATAA
- the LOC103312165 gene encoding odorant receptor 4 isoform X2, with protein sequence MSQIDLKEAFKQNIVLLKAMGLWFFQNERFYKLFKCFVQGSLVFDSTSLIIYVALNIRIKNVTDTIYSLPGSLEVVLQAILFRKNFHLIRKSLNNLKQKEFQPKNDTQEKILKDSIALSRRVFYSFFWLVFVMIGMWMVLPLTKKGKYLPTKYWIPFDYRLPVVYELLYVFECSCIIFHAFSNVALDTFFSIAMIQIGAQCDVLCDTIRNMDEQEKTNTMDRILIECVHHYRLIEDFAKSIATSFKEILMVQFVCSSLMLCVSMYELSLISATNEIFLYCWFGNEVIIKSERLFYAMFESKWYDSAATHRKNLMIFAHQVQKPISLLVWNIFPVDLKTFGGLLQKCWSFFVAMKNIQEIQE encoded by the exons ATGTCGCAGATTGACCTCAAAGAGGCTTTCAAGCAAAACATCGTCCTGTTAAAAGCCATGGGCTTGTGGTTTTTCCAAAACGAGCGTTTctacaaattgtttaaatgtttCGTCCAAGGCTCGCTAGTGTTCGATAGCACGTCTCTAATAATCTACGTCGCTCTCAACATTCGCATCAAGAACGTCACTGACACGATCTACAGCCTGCCTGGGTCCCTAGAAGTGGTTTTGCAAGCCATTCTATTCCGGAAAAATTTCCATCTGATTAGGAAAAGTCTCAATAATTTGAAGCAAAAGGAATTTCAACCCAAAAACGACACTCAGGAGAAAATACTCAAAGATTCGATCGCCTTGTCGAGACGAGTGTTTTACTCGTTTTTTTGGCTAGTCTTTGTCATGATTGGCATGTGGATGGTGCTTCCTTTGACCAAGAAAGGGAAGTATTTGCCAACGAAATACTGGATTCCTTTTGATTACCGGCTGCCGGTTGTGTACGAATTGCTTTACGTTTTCGAATGCAGTTGTATTATCTTTCATGCGTTCTCTAATGTGGCTTTGGACACGTTTTTCTCAATTGCAATGATCCAGATAGGCGCTCAGTGTGATGTGCTTTGTGACACTATCAGAAATATGGATGAGCAAGAAAAAACTAACACAATGGATAGAATTTTGATTGAGTGCGTCCACCACTATCGTCTTATCGAAGA ttttgccAAATCGATTGCCACTTCTTTCAAAGAAATACTAATGGTGCAGTTTGTGTGCTCTAGCCTGATGTTGTGTGTGTCGATGTACGAATTATCCTTA ATCTCGGCCACTAACGAGATTTTTCTGTACTGTTGGTTTGGAAATGAAGTTATCATAAAG AGCGAGAGATTGTTTTATGCCATGTTTGAGTCAAAATGGTACGATTCTGCCGccacacatagaaaaaatctCATGATCTTTGCACACCAAGTCCAAAAACCCATTTCTCTCCTAGTGTGGAACATCTTTCCCGTcgatttaaaaacatttggaGGA CTTCTCCAAAAATGTTGGAGTTTCTTCGTGGCGATGAAAAATATCCAGGAAATTCAAGAATAA
- the LOC103312165 gene encoding odorant receptor 4 isoform X3 — protein MSQIDLKEAFKQNIVLLKAMGLWFFQNERFYKLFKCFVQGSLVFDSTSLIIYVALNIRIKNVTDTIYSLPGSLEVVLQAILFRKNFHLIRKSLNNLKQKEFQPKNDTQEKILKDSIALSRRVFYSFFWLVFVMIGMWMVLPLTKKGKYLPTKYWIPFDYRLPVVYELLYVFECSCIIFHAFSNVALDTFFSIAMIQIGAQCDVLCDTIRNMDEQEKTNTMDRILIECVHHYRLIEDFAKSIATSFKEILMVQFVCSSLMLCVSMYELSLSERLFYAMFESKWYDSAATHRKNLMIFAHQVQKPISLLVWNIFPVDLKTFGGLLQKCWSFFVAMKNIQEIQE, from the exons ATGTCGCAGATTGACCTCAAAGAGGCTTTCAAGCAAAACATCGTCCTGTTAAAAGCCATGGGCTTGTGGTTTTTCCAAAACGAGCGTTTctacaaattgtttaaatgtttCGTCCAAGGCTCGCTAGTGTTCGATAGCACGTCTCTAATAATCTACGTCGCTCTCAACATTCGCATCAAGAACGTCACTGACACGATCTACAGCCTGCCTGGGTCCCTAGAAGTGGTTTTGCAAGCCATTCTATTCCGGAAAAATTTCCATCTGATTAGGAAAAGTCTCAATAATTTGAAGCAAAAGGAATTTCAACCCAAAAACGACACTCAGGAGAAAATACTCAAAGATTCGATCGCCTTGTCGAGACGAGTGTTTTACTCGTTTTTTTGGCTAGTCTTTGTCATGATTGGCATGTGGATGGTGCTTCCTTTGACCAAGAAAGGGAAGTATTTGCCAACGAAATACTGGATTCCTTTTGATTACCGGCTGCCGGTTGTGTACGAATTGCTTTACGTTTTCGAATGCAGTTGTATTATCTTTCATGCGTTCTCTAATGTGGCTTTGGACACGTTTTTCTCAATTGCAATGATCCAGATAGGCGCTCAGTGTGATGTGCTTTGTGACACTATCAGAAATATGGATGAGCAAGAAAAAACTAACACAATGGATAGAATTTTGATTGAGTGCGTCCACCACTATCGTCTTATCGAAGA ttttgccAAATCGATTGCCACTTCTTTCAAAGAAATACTAATGGTGCAGTTTGTGTGCTCTAGCCTGATGTTGTGTGTGTCGATGTACGAATTATCCTTA AGCGAGAGATTGTTTTATGCCATGTTTGAGTCAAAATGGTACGATTCTGCCGccacacatagaaaaaatctCATGATCTTTGCACACCAAGTCCAAAAACCCATTTCTCTCCTAGTGTGGAACATCTTTCCCGTcgatttaaaaacatttggaGGA CTTCTCCAAAAATGTTGGAGTTTCTTCGTGGCGATGAAAAATATCCAGGAAATTCAAGAATAA